The following are encoded in a window of Blattabacterium cuenoti genomic DNA:
- a CDS encoding pyridoxine 5'-phosphate synthase — MVKLSVNLNKIATLRNARGGNIPNLLQVAKDVQKYGAHGITIHPRPDERHITYKDVYDLKSIVKIELNIEGRPINKFMNLVLNILPNQVTLVPDSNHVLTSNSGWDTIRYQDFLTETVKKLKDHGIRTSIFLDPNPKLVQYAASTGTDRIELYTEKFSVGYANKRWNCIEPYIMTAKEAINHHLLVNAGHDLNLENISFLIEKIPSIVEISIGQALISDSIYMGLENTIQTYLKRIYKAYENRQI; from the coding sequence ATGGTAAAACTAAGCGTGAATTTAAACAAAATAGCTACATTAAGAAATGCAAGAGGAGGGAATATTCCAAATCTTTTACAGGTAGCGAAAGATGTCCAAAAATATGGAGCACATGGGATTACTATTCATCCTCGTCCTGATGAAAGACATATTACCTATAAAGATGTTTATGATTTGAAATCCATTGTAAAAATAGAATTGAACATTGAAGGAAGACCTATTAATAAGTTTATGAATTTGGTATTAAATATTTTACCTAATCAAGTCACATTGGTCCCTGATTCAAATCATGTTCTTACTTCAAATTCCGGATGGGATACTATTCGTTATCAGGATTTTTTAACTGAAACCGTTAAAAAATTAAAAGATCATGGAATTCGCACTTCTATTTTCTTAGACCCAAATCCAAAATTAGTCCAGTATGCAGCTAGTACAGGGACAGATAGAATAGAGTTATACACGGAAAAATTTTCTGTAGGATACGCTAATAAAAGATGGAATTGTATTGAGCCTTATATTATGACTGCAAAAGAGGCTATCAATCATCATTTGTTAGTTAATGCAGGACATGATTTAAATTTAGAAAATATTTCTTTTTTAATTGAAAAGATTCCTTCAATTGTAGAAATATCTATAGGACAGGCTTTAATTAGTGATTCTATTTATATGGGATTAGAAAATACTATTCAAACTTACTTAAAACGTATTTATAAAGCGTATGAAAATCGTCAAATATGA